Within the Terriglobia bacterium genome, the region TCGCGAAGGCGAAGCCGAAGGCGGCTCCTTCGAGCGCTGCCAGGCACGCCTCCAGCGCCGCGCGCGTGGGATTACCGGTGCGCGAATATTCATAGCCCTTATGGCGGCCCGGCGCTTCCTGAACGAAGGTTGCCGTGTTGAAGATGGGTGTCATGATTGCGCCCGTTGATGGATCGGGCGCCTGCCCCGCATGCACCGCCAGGGTTGCCAGTCCGGCTTTCTTCACTCCCCTGTGCTGCCCGCCTCGGCCGCCGCGATTCTCATCCATAGTCAATTCCTCTGCTCGGGGATGCGCTTCGCCAGATAGTCAATCAAATCGATCTTCGTGATTACGCCGACAATCCGCTCGCCGTCCAGAACAACAATGATGTCTCCCTGTCCAAATAGGTCGCTCACCAAGGCGACACGGGTCGCGCGGGTGACCGTGGCGAACTTGGCTTCCACGACGTGCTCCACGGGATCATCCGGATTATGACCGGGCTCGGCCATATGGCGGAGAATGTCGATCTCAGCAACGACTCCGGCCAGTTTGCCGTCGCGCGTCACCGGGAGACAGGAAATGCCGTGTGCCTTCATTTTGACGATCACGTCGCGGATCTTCTCGGAGACCGGCGCAGTGATCACCTCGTCGGCGCCCTTGGCCACCAGCAGGTCGGCCACGGTTCCTATGGGCTCCGGCTCCAGAAACCCGTTTTGCCTCATCCAGTTATCATCAAAAATCTTGGACAGATACTTCTGCGCCGAATCCGGGAGAAGTACGACGATGTTCATCTTCCTGCCGGACGTCTCAGCGTACTTGATGGCGGCCGCAACCGCGGCCCCGCCGGAGCCGCCGCAGAATATGCCTTCCCGTCGGGCCAACTCCCGGGTCATCAGGAAGCATTCTTTGTCGTTGACGCGGACGATTTCATCGATGATGCCCAGGTTCATGGTGCCCGGAAGAAAATCCTCCCCGATTCCTTCGACCTTGTAAGGCCGGGGTTTCACCATGGTTCCCGCCTTGACATAGTCGTAGTAAAGCGAACCGACCGGATCCACGCCGATTATTACTATGCCGGGTTTCTTCTCCTTAAAGAACCGGCCGCAGCCGGAAATCGTTCCCCCGGTACCCATGCCCGCGACGAACACGTCCAGTTCGCCACCGGTCTGCGCCCAGAGCTCCGGACCTGTCGAGAGATAGTGGGCCTCAGGATTGGCGGGATTGTAATACTGATTGGCTAGGACAGCCCCCGGCGTTTCTTCCGCCAGCCGCCTTGAGACACTGTAGTAGCTGCGCGGGTCTTCCGGATCCACGTGCGTGGGACAGACCACCACCCGGGAGCCGAACGCCTGGAGCGCCTTGATTTTTTCCTCGGACATTTTGTCGGGCATTACAAAGATAGTCTTGTAGCCCCGAATAGCCGCAACCAGAGCGAGTCCCATACCCGTGTTGCCGCTGGTGGCCTCCACAATGGTTCCGCCGGGCCTGAGCAGGCCCCGGCGT harbors:
- a CDS encoding cystathionine beta-synthase, whose translation is MMKGAVHNVLEAVGSTPVVKLNNVCAHVAAEIYVKLEYLNPGGSMKDRVAIHIVRDYERRGLLRPGGTIVEATSGNTGMGLALVAAIRGYKTIFVMPDKMSEEKIKALQAFGSRVVVCPTHVDPEDPRSYYSVSRRLAEETPGAVLANQYYNPANPEAHYLSTGPELWAQTGGELDVFVAGMGTGGTISGCGRFFKEKKPGIVIIGVDPVGSLYYDYVKAGTMVKPRPYKVEGIGEDFLPGTMNLGIIDEIVRVNDKECFLMTRELARREGIFCGGSGGAAVAAAIKYAETSGRKMNIVVLLPDSAQKYLSKIFDDNWMRQNGFLEPEPIGTVADLLVAKGADEVITAPVSEKIRDVIVKMKAHGISCLPVTRDGKLAGVVAEIDILRHMAEPGHNPDDPVEHVVEAKFATVTRATRVALVSDLFGQGDIIVVLDGERIVGVITKIDLIDYLAKRIPEQRN